In Moorella sp. Hama-1, a single genomic region encodes these proteins:
- a CDS encoding shikimate dehydrogenase encodes MHKFAFMIHPLDISDVTRKFPVARHLPPALVEHAVRYLPPIKTSHITGVRSPYAATEGWFVACPLTTRQMVTLPEDLVLKKLIRTGKMAEKMGAEILGLGAMTSVVGDAGITIARNLNIAVTTGNSYTVATALEATEKAAAMMDIDLTRAEVAIMGATGSIGAVCARILARCCRHLTLIARNEVKLARLAQKIKEETGLAVAVTAHSREALRRADVILTVTSAVDTVIEPEDLKPGAVVCDVARPRDVSRRVAEVRDDVLVIDGGVVQVPGEVDFHFNFGYPPGLSYACMAETMILALEGRIENFTLGRELTVEQIDTINRLAAKHGFRVAGFRSFELPVSAEQVAAIKERARQEDALAR; translated from the coding sequence TTGCACAAATTCGCCTTCATGATCCACCCGCTGGATATCAGTGACGTTACCCGGAAATTCCCTGTCGCCCGCCACCTGCCGCCGGCTCTGGTAGAACACGCAGTACGCTACCTGCCGCCCATTAAGACTTCCCATATTACCGGCGTCCGTTCCCCTTATGCCGCCACCGAGGGCTGGTTCGTAGCCTGCCCCCTGACGACCCGCCAGATGGTGACCCTGCCCGAGGACCTGGTCCTGAAGAAGCTGATTCGCACCGGTAAGATGGCCGAAAAAATGGGCGCCGAGATCCTGGGCCTGGGGGCCATGACCTCGGTGGTTGGTGATGCCGGCATCACCATTGCCCGCAACTTGAACATAGCCGTTACCACCGGCAACAGCTATACCGTGGCCACGGCCCTGGAAGCCACAGAAAAGGCCGCCGCCATGATGGACATCGACCTGACCCGGGCCGAGGTAGCCATCATGGGGGCTACCGGCTCCATTGGTGCCGTCTGCGCCCGCATCCTGGCCCGCTGTTGCCGGCACCTGACCCTCATTGCCCGCAATGAAGTGAAACTGGCCCGCCTGGCGCAAAAGATTAAAGAAGAAACCGGCCTGGCGGTTGCGGTTACTGCCCATTCCCGGGAAGCCCTGCGCCGGGCTGACGTTATCCTCACCGTGACCTCGGCAGTAGATACTGTCATTGAACCCGAGGATCTGAAGCCCGGGGCCGTAGTCTGTGACGTGGCCCGGCCCCGGGATGTCTCGCGGCGGGTGGCCGAGGTCCGGGATGACGTCCTGGTCATTGACGGTGGTGTCGTCCAGGTACCCGGGGAAGTCGATTTTCACTTCAACTTTGGTTATCCCCCCGGCCTCTCCTATGCCTGCATGGCCGAAACCATGATCCTGGCCCTGGAGGGCCGGATAGAAAACTTTACCCTAGGCCGGGAGTTGACGGTGGAGCAGATTGATACCATAAATCGCCTGGCTGCCAAGCATGGTTTCCGGGTCGCCGGTTTTCGCAGCTTTGAGCTGCCGGTTTCCGCCGAACAGGTGGCCGCCATCAAAGAACGGGCGCGGCAGGAGGATGCCCTGGCCCGTTAA
- a CDS encoding tetraprenyl-beta-curcumene synthase family protein codes for MPDFHAAAAIVTPFLTLTSFLGQAFPGVNRELAGWRQRAATIPDLQLREQALASLTLKKFHCQGGSVYAVWPHHYRRELLRAIVALQTISDYLDNLCDRAGVLEEESFRQLHLAFTDALLPGGAGHDYYAAYPYHRDGGYLQTLVQACRTSLAALPGYALVRDEALYQAALYCRLQVTKHIEPGKRQEKLQAWLQPLLDQIPARLYWWELAAATGSTLGIFALMALAARGEVREQEAARIREAYFPWIGGLHILLDYLIDQEEDWVGGDLNFCAFYRDGVEAGRRLSYFWQESLAAARELPDPAFHLLVVRGLPALYLSDVKAAQGEQLPARQVILQAAGPFSRNLYRLCRGLRRAGIV; via the coding sequence ATGCCGGATTTCCATGCCGCCGCGGCAATAGTAACGCCGTTTTTGACCCTGACCAGTTTCCTGGGCCAAGCCTTCCCGGGGGTCAACCGGGAACTGGCAGGTTGGCGCCAGCGCGCCGCTACCATCCCGGACTTACAGCTCCGGGAGCAGGCCCTGGCCAGCCTGACGTTAAAGAAATTCCACTGCCAGGGAGGAAGCGTTTACGCCGTCTGGCCGCACCATTACCGCCGGGAGCTCCTGCGGGCCATCGTCGCCCTGCAGACCATCAGTGATTACCTGGATAACCTCTGCGACCGGGCCGGGGTCCTCGAGGAGGAGTCCTTTCGCCAGCTGCACCTGGCCTTTACCGATGCCCTGCTCCCCGGCGGGGCAGGGCATGATTACTACGCCGCCTATCCCTACCACCGGGACGGCGGCTACCTCCAGACCCTGGTCCAGGCCTGCCGGACAAGCCTGGCGGCCCTCCCCGGTTATGCCCTGGTCCGGGATGAAGCCCTCTACCAGGCAGCCCTTTACTGCCGGCTCCAAGTGACCAAGCATATCGAGCCCGGCAAGCGCCAGGAGAAGCTCCAGGCCTGGCTCCAGCCCCTCCTGGACCAAATCCCGGCTCGCCTCTACTGGTGGGAACTGGCGGCAGCCACCGGTTCGACCCTGGGGATCTTTGCCCTCATGGCCCTGGCAGCCAGGGGGGAGGTCCGGGAGCAGGAGGCAGCCAGAATAAGGGAGGCTTATTTCCCCTGGATCGGCGGCCTGCATATCCTCCTGGATTACCTCATTGACCAGGAAGAGGACTGGGTCGGGGGAGACCTTAATTTTTGCGCTTTCTACCGCGATGGGGTGGAGGCCGGCCGGCGGCTAAGCTACTTCTGGCAAGAATCGTTGGCTGCGGCCCGGGAACTGCCCGATCCAGCCTTCCATCTCCTGGTGGTCAGGGGATTGCCGGCCCTTTACCTCTCCGACGTTAAAGCCGCTCAAGGGGAGCAACTCCCGGCACGACAGGTAATCCTCCAGGCTGCCGGGCCCTTTTCCCGCAACCTTTACCGCCTATGCCGAGGCCTGCGCCGGGCAGGGATAGTTTAG
- the greA gene encoding transcription elongation factor GreA, with protein MAEKETLLTANGLKKLEEELEYLKTVRRQEVAERLKQAIEFGDISENSEYEDAKNEQAFIEGRILTLEKKLRNAKVIVASEVPDDVVSLGSRVTLKDLDDGEEIQYEIVGSMEADPAENRISNESPVGKALLGHHTGEIIDIQVPAGNLRYQIMNIDRAH; from the coding sequence ATGGCCGAAAAAGAGACCTTGTTGACTGCCAACGGCTTAAAGAAACTGGAGGAAGAACTGGAGTATCTCAAAACCGTCCGGCGCCAGGAGGTGGCCGAGCGCTTAAAGCAGGCCATCGAGTTTGGCGACATCAGCGAGAACTCGGAGTACGAAGACGCCAAAAACGAGCAGGCCTTCATCGAAGGCCGCATCCTCACCCTGGAAAAGAAACTGCGTAACGCCAAGGTTATCGTGGCCAGCGAGGTACCTGACGATGTCGTTTCCCTGGGTTCCCGGGTGACCCTGAAGGATCTCGACGACGGCGAAGAGATCCAGTATGAAATCGTCGGCTCCATGGAAGCCGATCCGGCGGAAAACCGGATCTCCAATGAATCGCCTGTAGGCAAGGCCCTGCTGGGGCATCACACCGGGGAAATAATCGATATCCAGGTGCCGGCCGGTAACTTGCGTTATCAGATTATGAATATAGATCGGGCTCACTAG
- a CDS encoding DUF2935 domain-containing protein: MAADAREIFQVHLNLLGKLEGLLQGCKVENNGTALMPNHMIREETYFLNRMAQLVDTRVNLQVPSPAQEKTAKE; encoded by the coding sequence CTGGCAGCAGACGCCCGGGAGATATTCCAGGTGCATCTTAACCTGCTGGGCAAGCTAGAGGGACTCCTCCAGGGCTGTAAAGTCGAAAATAACGGCACTGCCCTGATGCCCAACCACATGATCCGGGAAGAAACGTATTTCTTAAACCGCATGGCGCAACTAGTCGATACTCGGGTAAATCTTCAGGTCCCTAGCCCGGCACAAGAGAAGACAGCAAAAGAATAA
- the lysS gene encoding lysine--tRNA ligase, with protein sequence MAVRLEKLHQLQEAGIEPYGGRFTATHTTTAIRDHFEELEGQEVALAGRLRAIRGHGKASFADLQDREGRLQLYIRLDNVGPETYKLFQMLDIGDIIGVRGRVFRTHRGEISIEVRQLNLLCKSLRPLPEKWHGLKDVDLRYRQRYLDLIVNPEVKEVFITRARIIRAIRSFLDERGFLEVETPTMHPIAGGAAARPFITHHNALDIDLYLRIALELHLKRLLVGGLERVYELGRIFRNEGISTKHNPEFTMLELYQAYADYQVMMDLLEEMVAFVARQALGTTVVTYQGDRLDLTPPWPRLTMMEAIKKYSGLDFDQLPTAQEARQAASSLGLEIPSDMERGKIINEVFEATVEPNLIQPAFILDYPVAISPLAKRKKDNPELTYRFEAFIAGRELANAFSELNDPIDQRRRFEAQMVERAAGDEEAHMMDEDFLQALEYGMPPAGGMGIGIDRLVMVLTDSPSIRDVILFPTMRPREE encoded by the coding sequence ATGGCCGTGCGCCTGGAGAAATTGCACCAGTTGCAGGAGGCGGGTATAGAGCCCTATGGCGGCCGTTTTACAGCTACCCACACCACCACTGCCATCCGCGATCACTTTGAAGAACTGGAAGGCCAGGAGGTAGCCCTGGCCGGCCGCCTCCGGGCCATCCGGGGCCACGGCAAAGCCTCCTTCGCCGACCTGCAGGACCGGGAAGGCCGCCTGCAACTCTACATTCGCCTGGATAATGTCGGACCCGAGACCTATAAACTCTTTCAAATGCTGGATATTGGCGACATTATCGGCGTCCGGGGCCGGGTTTTTCGTACCCACCGGGGCGAGATCTCGATTGAGGTGCGGCAACTGAACCTGCTGTGCAAGAGTTTACGCCCCCTGCCGGAGAAGTGGCACGGACTGAAGGACGTTGACCTGCGCTACCGGCAGCGTTACCTGGACCTGATTGTTAACCCCGAGGTTAAAGAGGTATTTATTACCAGGGCCAGGATAATCCGCGCTATTCGTTCTTTCCTGGACGAGAGGGGTTTTTTAGAAGTAGAAACACCGACCATGCACCCCATAGCCGGTGGTGCTGCGGCGCGGCCCTTCATTACCCATCATAATGCCCTGGATATTGACCTCTATCTGCGCATTGCCCTGGAACTCCATTTAAAGCGCCTGTTAGTGGGCGGTCTGGAAAGGGTCTATGAGCTAGGGCGTATCTTCCGTAACGAAGGCATCTCCACCAAACATAACCCCGAGTTTACTATGCTGGAGTTATACCAGGCATATGCCGATTATCAGGTCATGATGGACCTGTTGGAGGAAATGGTGGCCTTTGTAGCCCGGCAGGCCCTGGGTACCACCGTCGTTACCTACCAGGGGGACAGGCTGGATCTCACCCCGCCCTGGCCACGGTTAACCATGATGGAGGCTATTAAGAAATACTCCGGCCTGGACTTCGACCAGTTGCCTACGGCTCAGGAGGCCAGGCAAGCTGCCTCCAGCCTGGGCCTAGAGATCCCTTCCGATATGGAACGGGGTAAGATAATCAACGAGGTCTTTGAAGCCACCGTGGAACCCAACCTGATCCAGCCGGCCTTTATCCTCGATTACCCGGTGGCCATCTCGCCCCTGGCCAAACGGAAAAAAGACAACCCAGAGCTTACCTACCGCTTTGAGGCCTTTATTGCCGGCCGGGAGCTGGCCAATGCCTTTTCCGAACTCAATGACCCCATCGACCAGCGGCGGCGCTTTGAGGCCCAGATGGTGGAACGGGCCGCTGGCGATGAAGAGGCCCATATGATGGACGAGGACTTCCTCCAGGCCCTGGAATACGGTATGCCGCCGGCCGGAGGCATGGGCATCGGCATTGACCGGCTGGTCATGGTCCTGACGGATTCCCCTTCTATCCGGGACGTAATTCTCTTCCCCACCATGCGGCCCAGGGAAGAGTAG
- the dusB gene encoding tRNA dihydrouridine synthase DusB produces MSATLKIGPVTMAAPLVMAPLAGYTDRVFRLLAREAGAALTCTEMISAQGLIYNNKNTLALLDLEGEPGPVAVQLFGREPEVMARATEMAVAAGAAIIDLNMGCPTPKIVKNGEGSALMRDLPLAAAIVAAMVRAAGPVPVTVKMRLGWDEVSINVVDATRVVVDAGAAAVAIHGRTRSQFYSGRADWSYFPRVKEAVPVPVIGNGDVRSAADAVTLLEQAGCDGVMVGRGAIGNPWLLTAIRAVMEGRPEPPPVDIKTRLSMACRHLNLLVQYKGEVAAVKEMRKHLAYYLRGLRGAARLRQEINTLTTAAAVTATLEDFQRNYPE; encoded by the coding sequence ATGAGCGCAACACTTAAAATCGGCCCGGTCACCATGGCCGCACCCCTGGTCATGGCTCCCCTGGCGGGCTATACGGACCGCGTTTTCCGCCTCCTGGCCCGGGAAGCCGGGGCGGCCCTGACCTGTACGGAGATGATCAGCGCCCAGGGACTTATTTATAATAATAAAAACACCCTGGCCCTCCTGGACCTGGAGGGCGAGCCGGGGCCGGTGGCGGTCCAGCTCTTCGGCCGGGAGCCGGAGGTAATGGCCCGGGCGACGGAAATGGCTGTTGCCGCCGGTGCTGCCATTATTGACCTCAATATGGGTTGCCCTACTCCCAAAATAGTGAAGAATGGTGAAGGTTCGGCCCTGATGCGTGACCTGCCCCTGGCGGCCGCCATAGTGGCCGCTATGGTCCGGGCTGCCGGCCCGGTTCCCGTGACGGTCAAGATGCGTCTGGGCTGGGACGAGGTTTCAATCAACGTAGTTGATGCCACCCGGGTGGTAGTAGATGCCGGCGCCGCGGCGGTGGCTATCCACGGCCGCACCCGCAGCCAGTTTTATAGCGGCCGGGCCGACTGGAGCTATTTCCCGCGGGTCAAAGAAGCCGTGCCGGTGCCGGTTATCGGCAACGGTGATGTCAGGTCAGCGGCCGATGCCGTGACCCTCCTGGAACAGGCGGGTTGCGACGGCGTTATGGTGGGCCGGGGGGCCATCGGTAATCCCTGGCTGCTGACCGCTATCCGCGCCGTCATGGAGGGCCGCCCGGAGCCACCGCCGGTAGACATAAAAACCCGTTTAAGCATGGCTTGCCGGCACCTGAACCTCCTGGTGCAGTATAAAGGTGAAGTAGCAGCAGTTAAAGAGATGCGCAAGCACCTGGCTTATTACCTGCGGGGTCTACGTGGTGCCGCCCGCCTGCGCCAGGAGATCAATACTCTCACTACCGCCGCGGCAGTTACCGCTACCTTGGAAGATTTCCAGCGCAATTACCCGGAGTAG
- a CDS encoding polyprenyl synthetase family protein: MNLAETKQVLAEAVASPDPRLQELLDYALDGGKGLRPTLVLLCASFGIYDTLEVGRVAAAVELVHLASLVHDDILDGATLRRSRPPLYRRFGTVPAVLTGDYLFATAFGLLAKSKKAVLYTVTEAIRSMCSGEIGQLEDGRRALDGETKDTIMTASAGAVEAYFTYIGQKTAALISAACRCGAILGRLKPSQQEALARFGWHLGLAYQIIDDYLDLFGSPEKMGKPCRQDLARGLLTLPVLRFLTVTPDTACWQERLVRGLGAGEIEALVQAARSLGCDTYTAAAAGDQVTRALTALDRLPVKPAQEELALVAARTLDPLGEAGEPLMGAVAPATKP; encoded by the coding sequence TTGAACCTGGCGGAAACCAAGCAAGTCCTGGCAGAAGCTGTTGCCTCACCGGACCCCCGCCTGCAGGAGCTGTTGGACTACGCCCTGGACGGCGGTAAGGGGCTACGGCCCACCCTGGTTTTATTATGCGCCAGTTTTGGCATCTATGACACCCTGGAGGTCGGGCGAGTAGCGGCAGCCGTTGAGCTCGTCCACCTGGCTTCCCTGGTCCATGACGACATCCTGGACGGGGCCACCCTGCGCCGCAGCCGTCCCCCCCTGTACCGCCGTTTCGGGACAGTGCCTGCCGTCCTTACGGGTGATTACCTCTTTGCTACGGCCTTCGGCCTCTTGGCCAAGAGTAAAAAAGCCGTCCTCTACACAGTAACCGAGGCCATCCGTTCCATGTGCAGCGGGGAGATCGGGCAGCTGGAGGACGGCAGGCGGGCCCTGGACGGGGAAACGAAGGATACTATCATGACGGCGAGCGCCGGCGCTGTGGAGGCTTACTTTACCTATATCGGCCAGAAGACAGCGGCCCTGATCAGCGCCGCCTGTCGCTGCGGCGCCATCCTGGGCCGCCTGAAACCAAGCCAGCAGGAAGCCCTGGCCCGCTTCGGCTGGCACCTGGGCCTGGCCTACCAGATAATTGACGACTATCTGGACCTCTTCGGGTCACCGGAAAAAATGGGTAAACCCTGCCGCCAGGACCTGGCCCGGGGTCTCTTGACCCTGCCGGTTTTACGTTTCCTCACGGTAACGCCGGATACCGCCTGCTGGCAGGAAAGGCTGGTCCGGGGCCTCGGGGCTGGGGAAATAGAGGCACTAGTGCAAGCGGCCCGGTCCCTCGGTTGCGATACTTATACGGCTGCCGCGGCGGGGGACCAGGTAACCCGGGCCCTGACGGCCCTGGACCGGTTGCCGGTAAAACCGGCCCAGGAGGAGCTGGCCCTGGTGGCCGCCCGTACCCTGGACCCCCTGGGAGAAGCGGGGGAGCCACTCATGGGGGCTGTCGCCCCCGCCACGAAACCATGA
- a CDS encoding biotin transporter BioY, giving the protein MRTRDITLIALFAALVAVLAQVSIPLPFTPVPITGQVLGVLLAGAILGKNKGTLAMVVYLLLGAIGLPVFARSGAGLAAFASPSGGYLWGFILGVYAMGLILEMGQSEPGYLRLIVAMLLCLVVVYTLGTLQLMAILHVDLVKGLFLGVIPYIPLDLAKLVVAAAVGCRVRRALRQAGFLVSRETREQS; this is encoded by the coding sequence ATGCGTACCCGTGATATCACCCTGATAGCCCTTTTTGCCGCCCTGGTAGCCGTCCTGGCCCAGGTCTCCATCCCCCTGCCCTTTACCCCCGTGCCCATCACCGGCCAGGTCCTGGGGGTCCTCCTGGCCGGGGCCATCCTGGGCAAAAACAAAGGCACCCTGGCCATGGTGGTCTATCTACTCCTGGGTGCCATCGGGCTGCCGGTCTTCGCCCGTAGTGGCGCCGGCCTGGCAGCCTTCGCCAGCCCTTCGGGGGGTTACCTCTGGGGCTTCATCCTGGGTGTCTACGCCATGGGCCTGATCCTGGAAATGGGACAGTCTGAGCCCGGCTACCTGCGCCTGATTGTCGCTATGCTCCTCTGCCTGGTCGTCGTCTATACCCTGGGTACCCTCCAGCTCATGGCCATCCTCCATGTTGACCTGGTTAAAGGGTTATTCCTGGGGGTCATACCCTACATCCCCCTGGACCTGGCCAAATTGGTCGTGGCGGCGGCAGTCGGTTGCCGGGTCCGCCGAGCCCTGCGCCAGGCCGGCTTCCTGGTATCCAGGGAAACCCGGGAGCAGTCCTGA
- a CDS encoding quinate 5-dehydrogenase, with translation MKRVVSISLGSSKRDHQVETEFLGEKFRIERIGTDGDMERMIAMIKELDGRVDAFGLGGMDLYIRVGSRRYLLRDAARVARAARQTPMVDGGGLKDTLERRVIAYLDREGLINFRGKRVLMVSAVDRFGMAEALDAAGADLICGDLIFGLGLPIPIRSLASFQRVAYLLAPIVRLLPFKILYPTGKEQEKVDNRYQHYYQDAEIVAGDFLFIRRHLPPELPGRVIITNTVTAADIEELRRRGIKTLITTTPEFNGRSFGTNVMEGVLLTLSGKRPDNVTPADYNRLLDRLDFKPRIVNLN, from the coding sequence ATGAAAAGGGTAGTAAGCATCAGCCTGGGTTCCTCTAAAAGGGATCACCAGGTAGAAACCGAATTCCTGGGCGAAAAGTTTCGCATCGAAAGGATCGGTACCGACGGAGACATGGAGCGCATGATCGCCATGATTAAGGAACTCGACGGCCGGGTGGACGCCTTCGGCCTGGGAGGGATGGACCTTTACATCCGTGTGGGGTCCAGGCGGTATTTACTGCGCGACGCCGCCAGGGTAGCCCGGGCTGCCCGGCAGACCCCCATGGTCGACGGCGGCGGTTTAAAGGACACCCTGGAGCGAAGGGTAATCGCCTACCTGGACCGGGAAGGGCTTATCAACTTCCGGGGTAAAAGGGTCCTCATGGTCAGCGCCGTCGATCGCTTCGGCATGGCTGAGGCCCTGGACGCCGCCGGCGCCGACCTGATCTGTGGCGATCTGATCTTTGGCCTGGGCCTGCCGATCCCCATTCGCTCCCTGGCCAGCTTCCAGCGGGTGGCCTACCTGCTGGCGCCCATTGTCCGTCTCCTACCCTTTAAAATCCTCTACCCGACGGGGAAAGAACAGGAGAAGGTAGACAACCGTTACCAGCATTACTACCAGGACGCGGAGATTGTGGCCGGGGATTTCCTTTTCATCCGTCGCCACCTGCCCCCGGAACTGCCGGGGCGGGTAATCATCACCAACACCGTCACCGCCGCCGATATCGAGGAACTCCGCCGCCGGGGGATTAAAACCCTCATCACCACCACCCCGGAATTCAACGGCCGCTCCTTCGGGACCAATGTCATGGAGGGGGTCCTGTTAACCTTGAGCGGCAAAAGACCAGATAATGTAACCCCGGCCGACTATAACCGGCTTCTCGACCGCCTCGACTTCAAACCCAGGATTGTTAACCTGAATTAA
- a CDS encoding helix-turn-helix domain-containing protein yields MDFIRIGDKLISRRKIEATLERIFTLRCQGFSQQEAARQVGVDRTFVSRLETLGEVRRGRRIAVVGFPIANKREVEAMLRQEGVEYTLLLTDAERWDFVRQKNGLDLFNTIMEVVTRLRDYDVVIIIGSDYRIKVSEALLGREVIGYVIGTSPIQGDRTVDVEELLQLVRQLEQD; encoded by the coding sequence ATGGATTTTATTCGCATCGGCGACAAACTCATCAGCCGGCGTAAAATCGAAGCCACCTTGGAGCGCATTTTCACCCTGCGCTGCCAGGGCTTTTCCCAGCAGGAGGCCGCCCGCCAGGTGGGCGTAGACCGGACCTTTGTCTCCCGCCTGGAGACCCTGGGGGAGGTCCGCCGCGGCCGGCGGATAGCCGTCGTCGGCTTTCCCATAGCCAATAAAAGAGAAGTAGAAGCCATGCTGCGCCAGGAGGGGGTCGAGTATACCCTCCTTTTAACCGATGCCGAGCGCTGGGATTTCGTCCGCCAGAAGAACGGTCTGGATCTTTTTAATACCATTATGGAAGTCGTCACCCGGCTCCGGGATTACGATGTGGTGATTATTATCGGTTCCGATTACCGCATCAAGGTCAGCGAGGCCCTCCTGGGCCGGGAGGTAATCGGTTACGTCATCGGCACCTCCCCCATCCAGGGGGATCGCACCGTCGACGTGGAAGAGCTGCTCCAGCTGGTACGCCAGCTGGAGCAGGATTGA
- a CDS encoding helix-turn-helix domain-containing protein → MSAKESRRVFVIEKAIEGKITNRQAAEVLDLSERQVIRLKERMKAEGVAGLAHKNRGRIPKHAVPKDTREKVVMLARGPLRDASCQQVAELLEEFYGTILSAKTVGRILKEAGIPLAHAHRAPKRQKSRDRMPQEGLLSQIDASPFAWLEDRGPELALHGSIDDATGKVQGLHLNSTSASTVTCSCCPRWCRIAACPGAYTLTATLSSFPLRGTGSRSRRNWPARLPL, encoded by the coding sequence TTGAGTGCCAAAGAGTCCCGCAGGGTGTTTGTGATTGAGAAAGCCATCGAAGGCAAAATTACTAACAGGCAGGCTGCCGAGGTCTTAGACTTAAGTGAACGCCAGGTCATCCGCTTGAAGGAGAGGATGAAAGCTGAAGGTGTTGCGGGCCTGGCTCATAAAAACAGGGGTCGGATTCCTAAGCATGCCGTGCCTAAAGACACTAGAGAGAAGGTGGTCATGCTAGCCCGGGGCCCTCTTCGTGATGCTAGCTGCCAGCAGGTGGCTGAGCTCCTGGAGGAGTTCTATGGGACCATCCTTTCAGCTAAGACCGTGGGCCGGATCTTGAAGGAGGCTGGTATTCCTCTGGCTCATGCCCACAGGGCGCCCAAGCGCCAGAAGTCGCGTGACCGCATGCCCCAGGAGGGCCTCCTTTCCCAGATCGACGCCAGTCCCTTCGCCTGGCTGGAGGATCGCGGCCCGGAGCTTGCTTTGCACGGTTCCATCGACGATGCCACTGGCAAGGTTCAGGGGCTACATTTGAACTCCACGAGTGCCTCCACGGTTACTTGCAGCTGCTGTCCCAGGTGGTGCAGAATTGCGGCGTGCCCAGGAGCCTATACTCTGACCGCCACACTATCTTCTTTTCCCCTAAGGGGGACAGGCTCTCGATCGAGGAGGAACTGGCCGGCCAGACTGCCCCTTTAA
- a CDS encoding type III pantothenate kinase, producing MLLAIDVGNTNIVLGIFAGRELQCQWRVASDRQKTADEYGLILRQLAHYQGINMQDLKAVALASVVPTLTQVLAEMITNQLGCQPFIIGPGVKTGMPIRFDNPREVGADRIVNGVAVYELYGGPAIVVDFGTATTFDAISNRGEYLGGAIAPGIGIATDALFARAAKLPRVELVCPPRVIGKNTIACMQAGIMYGFIGQVEGIITRMQAELGGGAVVVATGGLAGLIGPEVSCIDKVDPILTLEGLRIVYERNT from the coding sequence ATGCTGCTGGCTATAGATGTAGGTAATACTAACATCGTCCTGGGGATATTTGCCGGCCGGGAACTACAGTGCCAGTGGCGGGTCGCCAGTGACCGCCAGAAAACGGCCGACGAATACGGCCTGATCCTGCGCCAACTGGCTCACTACCAGGGTATAAATATGCAGGACCTCAAAGCGGTGGCCCTGGCTTCAGTAGTACCAACTCTTACCCAGGTCCTGGCGGAAATGATCACCAATCAGCTGGGCTGCCAGCCCTTTATTATCGGTCCGGGGGTTAAGACCGGCATGCCCATCCGCTTTGACAACCCCAGGGAGGTAGGAGCCGACCGGATTGTCAACGGTGTGGCCGTCTACGAACTCTACGGCGGCCCGGCCATTGTCGTCGACTTTGGTACGGCTACCACCTTTGATGCCATCTCGAACCGGGGCGAATACCTGGGCGGGGCCATTGCTCCCGGCATCGGTATTGCCACCGACGCCCTCTTCGCCCGGGCAGCCAAACTCCCCCGGGTTGAGCTGGTCTGCCCGCCCCGGGTCATCGGCAAAAACACCATTGCCTGTATGCAAGCGGGCATTATGTACGGCTTTATCGGCCAGGTTGAGGGGATTATCACCCGCATGCAGGCCGAACTCGGCGGCGGGGCAGTGGTGGTAGCCACCGGCGGCCTGGCCGGCCTCATTGGTCCGGAGGTTAGCTGCATCGATAAGGTGGACCCCATCTTGACCCTGGAGGGTTTGCGAATAGTCTATGAGCGCAACACTTAA